From Toxorhynchites rutilus septentrionalis strain SRP chromosome 2, ASM2978413v1, whole genome shotgun sequence, a single genomic window includes:
- the LOC129765752 gene encoding uncharacterized protein LOC129765752 produces the protein MHSFGIIKSPNTTHLQTHQKLHMEHVFTSDPKTPMATSNIPRLELCAALLATRLFEKVVAALDQISSRKYFWSDSTVVLQWMKAPPRTWKTFVANRISEIQATTHGFPWLHVAGIENPADLLSRGFPADELVTCDKWLHGPSWLHGPKEVWPTQNLPRTELPVEELEQRTAAVLTLQTSAPHELFLRFSSYNMLLNVVGWAFRFIQNTRSKNIRIPDRVLLVKELHVTKLYLTKLVQSESFPDELKALRKGLPVSKHSKLRLLSPFLDPEGVIRVGGRLQLSSEPYNIQHQMVIPGFHPFTKLLIMHHHKKLAHGGNNVTLAVLRDEFWPLHGRRAVRSVLRTCLNCYRTNPQPIEQTVGQLPYNRVTANEVFACTGVDYCGPLYLKPSHRRAASQKVYVCVFVCFSTKAVHLELAGDLSTNTFLMALDRFMYRRNKPYHIYSDNGTNFIGAKNVLHELYSRLQTGPENDKISKYLAQDGIQWHLIPPRSPNFGGLWEAAVKVAKKQLVRQLGDSLLSYEELLTILVRIEGCVNSRPLMPMSDDPNDLTVLTPAHFLVRNMIRSLPEPDIRHLPMNRLNYYQRIQAHSQQFWHRWRSEYLKELQIQYKTNPKLCSLEVGSVVILKDDSLPPTRWPLARILEVHPGPDGIVRVVTIQTSGGVLKRSFNESFVVQHYCCNRSVPRVSPECPPSVPRVFPECSPSKPSAVHLAIEIGVSHLHEEIPAINPL, from the exons ATGCATTCATTCGGAATTATCAAGTCGCCGAATACCACACATTTGCAGACGCATCAAAAGCTGCATATGGAGCATGTATTTACATCCGATCCGAAGACGCCCATGGCAACGTCAAA CATTCCCCGGCTCGAGTTGTGCGCAGCTCTCCTCGCTACCCGTTTGTTTGAAAAAGTAGTTGCTGCTCTGGATCAGATTTCCTCTAGGAAGTACTTCTGGTCAGACTCAACAGTGGTCCTGCAGTGGATGAAGGCGCCACCGCGGACCTGGAAAACTTTTGTTGCCAACCGTATTTCCGAAATACAAGCGACAACCCATGGATTCCCTTGGCTGCACGTTGCAGGGATCGAAAATCCCGCTGATTTGTTGTCCCGCGGTTTCCCTGCTGACGAACTAGTCACCTGTGACAAATGGCTTCACGGACCAAGCTGGCTACACGGACCCAAGGAAGTGTGGCCCACTCAAAATCTCCCGCGCACCGAGCTCCCAGTGGAAGAATTGGAACAACGTACTGCAGCTGTGCTGACTCTCCAAACTTCTGCTCCCCACGAATTGTTCCTGCGATTCTCATCATACAATATGTTGCTGAATGTGGTGGGATGGGCATTCCGATTCATCCAAAATACACGCTCAAAGAATATTCGAATCCCGGACCGAGTGCTTCTCGTCAAGGAACTACACGTTACTAAGTTGTATCTGACGAAACTAGTGCAATCAGAATCATTCCCCGATGAGTTAAAGGCTCTGCGCAAAGGACTTCCAGTTTCAAAACATTCCAAACTTCGGCTCCTCAGTCCGTTTCTGGATCCTGAAGGTGTGATTCGAGTTGGTGGCCGGCTACAGCTATCTTCTGAACCCTACAACATTCAACATCAAATGGTCATCCCAGGTTTTCACCCGTTCACAAAACTGCTAATTATGCACCACCATAAGAAGCTTGCCCATGGTGGCAATAACGTAACCCTCGCAGTTCTCAGGGATGAATTCTGGCCATTGCATGGCCGGAGAGCTGTAAGAAGTGTCCTTCGAACCTGTTTAAATTGCTATAGAACAAACCCTCAACcgattgaacaaactgttggtCAACTTCCCTATAATCGTGTTACGGCCAACGAGGTGTTCGCTTGCACTGGAGTGGACTATTGTGGGCCCCTCTATCTTAAGCCCTCGCACCGACGAGCAGCATCGCAAAAAGTGTACGTATGTGTATTTGTGTGCTTTAGCACAAAAGCGGTCCATCTCGAGTTGGCAGGCGACTTGAGCACTAACACGTTTCTAATGGCTTTGGATCGATTCATGTATAGGAGAAACAAACCGTATCATATATATTCCGATAACGGAACAAATTTTATCGGAGCCAAGAATGTACTGCATGAGCTGTATTCTAGGCTTCAGACAGGCCCGGAAAATGATAAAATCAGTAAATATTTAGCCCAAGACGGAATTCAATGGCATCTAATTCCACCGCGATCCCCAAACTTCGGCGGCCTCTGGGAGGCCGCGGTTAAAGTGGCCAAAAAGCAACTCGTCAGGCAACTAGGCGATTCCTTGCTCTCGTACGAAGAACTCCTTACCATTCTCGTCCGCATTGAGGGATGCGTGAACTCGCGTCCTCTTATGCCTATGTCCGATGATCCCAACGATTTGACTGTGCTTACTCCGGCTCATTTCCTGGTCAGGAATATGATTAGGTCACTCCCCGAACCAGATATCCGCCATCTACCGATGAATCGACTAAACTACTACCAACGGATTCAAGCCCACAGCCAACAGTTTTGGCACCGATGGAGGTCAGAGTACCTAAAGGAACTGCAGATACAATACAAAACAAACCCGAAACTATGCAGCCTCGAAGTTGGGAGTGTTGTAATTCTGAAGGACGACAGTCTTCCACCGACGCGCTGGCCCCTCGCGCGTATCCTAGAAGTCCATCCCGGACCTGATGGCATCGTCCGCGTGGTGACTATTCAAACTTCGGGAGGTGTACTGAAGCGATCT ttcaacgagtcgttcgtTGTTCAACACTACTGCTGTAACAGAAGTGTTCCCCGAGTGTCCCCCGAGTGTCCCCCGAGTGTCCCCCGAGTGTTCCCCGAGTGTTCCCCGTCGAAACCATCTGCGGTCCATCTAGCGATCGAGATTGGAGTCTCCCATTTGCACGAAGAAATCCCAGCGATTAACCCGTTGTAG